Below is a genomic region from Ammonifex degensii KC4.
GCTGGTAGTTGTAGTAAAGGATCCACCTCTGGGCAGAGATAAGGAAATCCTTCTGGCTTCTGATACCTGCCAGGTAGGGGATGTAGAACTCTTCATCGTCGGTGCGGTGTGATCTTTCTACATAGCCGTTGGCTTCTTTTCTGCCTGCGGGTATGTTAAGCAGCTGGCAGTCAAGGCGAGAGAAGATAAGGGACATGAGTTTACGCTTTCTCGAGTTAGGAGGGCCACCGAACTCCGAGCCATTATCGGTCTGGATAAGGATTGTTTGATTAAGGCCGAAGGTTTTAAGCCAGTTTGCCAGGAGCACAAGGAAAGCGATTCCGTTGGCGAAAGAGAGGGAGTAGGCGAAGGCTATGAACCGGACCCTTGTTCGGACATCGATAGCGGTGAACTGGTAACGGGGCAGGCGGTTTTTCAGAATAGAGGAGTAGGCTGCGGCTGGGAGGGTTGTCTTATCGGCTATGTGCTTTACATCGACCTGCCAGAAGGAGAAGGGGGCGAAGGCCTGCACATCGGTCCAGTATTTCCGGGAGCCCGTTTTGCTTTTACGTTTGCGACAGCGGATGTGGTGGCGTTTGAGGATATTTCGTATGGTGTAGGGGGAGAGCTTAATTTTAAGGCTTTGGTACAGGAGGGAGGCGAGGCGTTTAGGGCCCAGGTTAGTTTCCTGAGCGAGTTTTACGACTAGGGCTTCGAGTTCTTGAGGGGTACGGTTGGGCATTCTTTTTTTGGGGCCGCGAGGGAGGATACAACCGGACAAGTTTCCGCCGGATTCGTTTAGGCGTTTGCGCAGTTTATAGATCCAGCGGACGGAGCAGCCCATTATGCGGGCTACCTCTTTAGGGCTACAGGTGGTGAGGAGGGAGGCCACGGTTTGGGCGATTGCCTGGGGGTTTCCGCTCCTCTTAAGTTGCTGGTATAATGTCATCGGGTGGGGTTCCTCCTTTCTTTAAGGTACACTTGCCAGAAGTGTAGAAGGGAGGGGATCCCCACCCTCTTTAATACGCTCTTCAACTTCAAAAACCTCTGTGAACGAAACTCTGGCCCTTCTACATTGCAAGCTGCTGCACCTCTTGACATAGAAAAGGGCGCGTAGTATAGTTGAAACCGAAAAGTTAAAGAGGGAACATGATAGGATCTAGGCCGAAGCCTGCGACGAAGAATAACCCGTTTTAGCTAGAAAGCGGTTATAGGGCGGAAAAGGCAAAAAGCGGAAGGCCGCAGAACCGGCAGCGAAGGGCCGGGGCTGTGGCCTTTCTTTTCTGTAGGGGGCGGGGGATTTGGGCAAAGAGGCTGCCGTAATAGGAATCGGTGATCTGTTCCGGCGCGACGCCGGTCTGGGTTCGTGGGCGGTGGAGTTTCTGGACCAGGAAGGTTTGTCGGCCCACGTGGAGCTCGTCGATCTCGGCACCGGAATAGGCAACCTGGACACCTACTTTAACCGGCACGAGTACTTGCTGCTGGTTCAGGCGTGGCCAAAAGGGAATTCCCCCGGCAGGATATGCAGGCTCGGACCCGAAGGGGTAGTGCGCCTGCTCCAGGGAAAAAAGGAAGGGATAGGGTTGGCCTCTTTCTGCCTCTCTCCCTTCTCGCTTTTCCAGGACACCCTCGCCTACCTGCGCGCCATGTACCGGCTGGGAATCGTCAGGGGAGAGGTCTCCTTGATGGGAGTGGAGCCGAAGGATCTCTCCCCCGGCATGGGGCTTTCTCTTCCCGTCCAGAAGGTTCTCCACCGCTTCCTGCGCCTGATCCGCAGAGACCTGGAAGAGCGGGGATATGTGCCGCTAAAGTCTTCGGTGGTAGTTCCCCTGCGGCGTTATTGTTTCGGAGGGCTGCGAAACGGGACTTGAGCAGGGGAGGTGACAGGGCGGGAAAGATCGGTTTGGATCTGAAAGTGTTTACCGACTAGGGAGCAGCTAGTTAAGGAGGGAGGAATCATGGAGGTAGAAAAACTGCTGGAAGAGGCGCTCAAGCAGAAGGAAGTAACCCGCCGGACCTTCCTCAAGATGATGGCGGGGCTGGGCCTGGCGGGCCTGGCCGGTTCGGTGGGTGGCTGTCTCAGGCAGCACCAGGTTGCCGCCGGTGGCGAGGGCTGGCTGCCCTACCAGTACGATGTGGCCGGGACCTGGCCGGCCCACGTGCGTGGGAGGGTGCCCATCGATCCCAACAACCCCTCCATCATGCGCGACGACCGCAAGTGCGTTCTCTGCGGCCAGTGCCTGGAGATCTGCCACCGGGTGCAGTCGGTTTACGGCTACTACGAGCTTCCCATCCGCGACGACATCGTATGTATCAACTGTGGTCAGTGTTCCCTGGCCTGTCCCACCGGTGCCATTCAGGAGCGGGACGACACGGAGAAAGTGCTTAAAGCCTTGAAGGACCCCAACAAGTTCGTGGTGGTTCAGACCGCTCCTTCCATTCGGGTGGCGCTGGGTGAGGAGTTCGGCATGCCCCCGGGCACCTGGGTGGCAGGTAAAATGGTGGCTGCTTTGCGGCGCCTGGGCTTTAACGCGGTGCTGGATACCAACTTTGCCGCCGACCTAACCATCATGGAGGAGGCCACCGAGCTCATCAAGCGCATCAAGGGGGAGCTGCCGGGACGGCCGCTACCCCAGTTCACTTCCTGCAGCCCGGGCTGGGTCAAGTTCTGTGAATACTTCTACCCCGATCTTATACCCCATCTCTCCAGCTGCAAGTCGCCCCAGCAGATGTTCGGGGCCACGGTGAAGACCTACTATGCCGAGAAGCGGGGTATCGATCCGCGCAAGATAGTCTCGGTTTCCATCATGCCCTGCACGGCCAAGAAGTTCGAGGCCCAGCGCCCGGAGATGATCTCGGCCAAGAAGTACTGGGAGAAGAAGGACCCCAAGATTGCGGAAGGGGTCACCCGCGACGTAGACATCGTGCTCACCACCCGCGAGCTGGCCAAACTCATAAAGCAGGCCAAGATCGACTTCCCGCGCCTGCCGGACGAGGATTTCGATCCCCTCATGGGCAAGTGCACGGGTGGGGCGATCATCTTCGGTGCTTCCGGCGGGGTGATGGAGGCAGCCATCCGCACGGCCTACTTCTTCATCACCGGCAAGGAGCCGCCGCAGCAGCTCTTGGATCTGAAGCCCGTTCGCGGCCTGGCCAGCGTCAAGGAGGCGGCGGTGGACATCCCCGGGGCGGGGACCATCCGGGTGGCAGTCTGTCAGGGTATGGCAGCCAGCCGGCAGGTCCTGGACATCGTGCGGGCTGGCAAGGCTCCCTGGCATTTCGTGGAGTTCATGGCCTGCCCCGGCGGCTGCGAGAGCGGTGGCGGCCAGCCGCGCAGCTCGGTGCCTCAGGCTAACGAGGTGCGGGCCAAGCGCACTGCCAGCCTCTATGCTGCTGATGCCCGCTGGGTCTGGCGCGAGAGCCACGAGAACCCGGACATCCTGAAAGTTTACCAGGACTTTTACGGCCACCCCATGAGCGAGCTGGCGGAGGAGCTTCTGCACACGCACTACACCTCGCGCGCCGACA
It encodes:
- a CDS encoding hydrogenase maturation protease — encoded protein: MGKEAAVIGIGDLFRRDAGLGSWAVEFLDQEGLSAHVELVDLGTGIGNLDTYFNRHEYLLLVQAWPKGNSPGRICRLGPEGVVRLLQGKKEGIGLASFCLSPFSLFQDTLAYLRAMYRLGIVRGEVSLMGVEPKDLSPGMGLSLPVQKVLHRFLRLIRRDLEERGYVPLKSSVVVPLRRYCFGGLRNGT
- a CDS encoding [FeFe] hydrogenase, group A; the encoded protein is MEVEKLLEEALKQKEVTRRTFLKMMAGLGLAGLAGSVGGCLRQHQVAAGGEGWLPYQYDVAGTWPAHVRGRVPIDPNNPSIMRDDRKCVLCGQCLEICHRVQSVYGYYELPIRDDIVCINCGQCSLACPTGAIQERDDTEKVLKALKDPNKFVVVQTAPSIRVALGEEFGMPPGTWVAGKMVAALRRLGFNAVLDTNFAADLTIMEEATELIKRIKGELPGRPLPQFTSCSPGWVKFCEYFYPDLIPHLSSCKSPQQMFGATVKTYYAEKRGIDPRKIVSVSIMPCTAKKFEAQRPEMISAKKYWEKKDPKIAEGVTRDVDIVLTTRELAKLIKQAKIDFPRLPDEDFDPLMGKCTGGAIIFGASGGVMEAAIRTAYFFITGKEPPQQLLDLKPVRGLASVKEAAVDIPGAGTIRVAVCQGMAASRQVLDIVRAGKAPWHFVEFMACPGGCESGGGQPRSSVPQANEVRAKRTASLYAADARWVWRESHENPDILKVYQDFYGHPMSELAEELLHTHYTSRADKLKAIQPSEKEKPWEQYYPVRLTPEI